The genomic stretch gttcaataagtatgaatggacaagacaagaggactttggggtcatatgctaaccccactactgcttcatatgggagtagtatctgtataccttccattggaattagtagctttgagctgaatcctcagctcattatcatggtgcagcaaaactgccagtattctggtcttccacatgaagaacctacagagtttctggcacaatttctgcaaattgctgatacagtacatgataaggaagtagatcaggatatctacagattattactgtttccatttgctgtaaaagatcaagctaagaggtggttaaataaccagcctaagaacagcataaaaacatggaaacagctgtcagaaaaattcctgaatcactatttccctcccaaacggatgacacagctaaggctgaacatccaaggcttcaaacaaggagataatgaatccctttatgatgcttgggagagatacagagagatgctaagaaaatgcccctctgaaatgttttcagaatgggtgcaattagacatcttctactatgggcttacagaaaaagctcagatttctctagaccactcagctggtggatctatacatatggaaaaacaattgaagaagctcaagagcttattgatacagttgccagaaatcagcatctgtacctaagcagtgaatcctctatgaaagaagaagctaaaacagtaactgcagaactcagtccagtggatcaggctaatgaattcaatcagcaattagattttctaactcagcagctagccgaattcaaggaaatattacaggaaacaagaatggccaacaggaacatggaagcacaattaaggcagacagaaaagcaactgtcaaaacaaataacagaagaatgccaagcagttcaattaagaagtgggaaaacattaaatacctcacttcaaagcagcaggaaaccaagaaatgaacaagagggtactcaaaatccctctgaggacaatcagagcccagagaggaacagagctggcgctgaacgcccagaccatgctcattcctggcgttcaacgccagaaacaagcatggatccggcgttgaacgcccaaagggagcatggttctggcgttcaaacgccagtgacaaacaaggaagtggcgtctaacgccaccccagctcccaccactggcattcagatgccagtggggaatcagtcacatacaagtgctgacctttctaaaaaggcttcccaacccacttctgtaggtaataaacctgcagcaactaaggttgaggaatacaaagccaaaatgccttatcctcaaaaactccgccaagcggaacaggataagcaatttgtccgctttgcagactatctcaggactcttgaaataaagattccgtttgcagaagcacttgagcaaataccttcttatgctaagttcatgaaagaaatcttaagtcataagaaggattggagggaaactgaaaaagtctacctcactgaagaatgcagtgcagtcattctgaaaagcttacctgaaaagcttaaagatcctgggagctttatgataccatgcacattagagggtaattgtaccaagcaagctttatgtgatcttggggcaagtatcaacttaatacctgcatctactatcagaaagcttggtttaactgaagaaattaaaccaaccaggatatgtcttcaacttgctgatggctccattaagtatccatcaggcgtgattgaagacatgattgtcaaggttgggccattcgcctttcctactgactttgtggtgctggaaatggaggagcacaagagtgcaactctcattctaggaagacctttcctagcaactggccgaaccctcattgatgtccaaaaaggggaagtaaccttgagagtcaatgaggaggagttcaagttaaatgttgtcaaagcaatgcaacatccagacaccccaaatgactgcatgagtgttgatattattggttctctggtaagagaggtcaatatggctgagagtttggaatcagagctagaggacatctttaaagatgttcagcctgatttggaggagtcagagaagataatagaacctctgaaaatccctcaagaagaggagaaacctccaaaacccgaactcaaaccattaccaccttccctaaaatatgcatttctgggagaaggtgaaacctttcctgtaattataagctctaccttagagccacaggaagaggaagcactaattcaagtgctaaggacgcacaagacagctcttgggtggtctattagtgatcttaagggcattagcccagccagatgcatgcacaaaatcttgctggaggatgacgccaagccagtggttcaaccacaaaggcggctgaatccaactatgaaagaagtggtgcaaaaggaggtcactaaattactagaggctgggatcatttatcctatttctgacagcccctgggtgagccctgtccaagttgtcccaaagaaaggtggcatgacagtgattcataatgaaaaaaatgaactggttcctacaagaacagttacagggtggcgtatgtgcattgattatagaaggctcaatacaaccaccagaaaggatcattttcctttaccattcatagaccagatgctagaaagactagcaggtcatgaatactactgcttcctggatggatattcaggttataatcaaattgcagtagatccccaggatcaggagaaaacggcattcacatgcccatccggagtatttgcatacagaaggatgccatttggcctatgcaatgcacctgctacttttcaaaggtgcatgctttcaattttctctgatatggtggaaaaattcctggaagtcttcatggatgacttttcagtatttggagactcattcagctcctgccttaaccatttagcacttgttctgaaaagatgccaagagactaacctggttttaaactgggaaaaatgtcactttatggtgactgaaggaatcgtccttgggcacaaaatttcgaacaagggaatagaggtggaccaagctaaggtagaggtaattgaaaaattgccaccacctgctaatgttaaggcaatcagaagctttctggggcatgcatgattctataggaggtttataaaggatttttcaaaaatcgccaaacctctgagcaacctgctagctgctgacacgccatttatctttgataaagagtgtctgcaggcatttgagaccctgaaagctaaattggtctcagcaccaatcatctctgcaccagactggacattaccatttgaattaatgtgtgatgccagtgaccatgccattggtgcagtattgggacaaaggcatgacaagcttctgcacgtcatttactatgccagccgtgttctaaatgatgcgcagaagaattacacaaccacagaaaaagaactacttgcagtagtttacgccattgataagttcagatcctatttagtaggatcaaaggtgattgtgtacactgatcatgctgctcttaaatatctactcacaaagcaggattcaaaacccagacttataagatgggtgttgcttctgcaagagtttgatatagaaataagagacagaaaagggacagagaatcaggtagcagaccacctgtcccgaatagaaccagtagaaggggcgtccctccctctcactgagatctctgaaacctttccagatgagcaactctttgccatccaggaagtgccatggtttgcagacattgcaaactacaaggcagtgagattcatacccaaagagtacagtagggtgcagtcaaagaaattaatcacaaatgcaaagtactatctttgggatgaaccatatctcttcaagagatgtgcagacggagtaatccgtagatgtgtgcctaaagaagaagcacagaagatcctttggcattgccatggatcacagtatggaggacattttggaagtgagcgaacagccacaagagtcctccaaagtggcttctactggcctactctctataaagattcccgagcatttgtgcttaattgtgacagttgccaaagattaggcaacctacctcacagttatgccatgcctcaacaaggaatcttggagattgagttgtttgatgtatggggcattgacttcatgggacctttctcactatcatactcaaacacttatattctggtggcagtggattatgtatccaaatgggtggaggctattgcaacacccactaatgacactaaaacagtgttgaaattcctccagaaacatatcttcagcagatttggtatccctagagtgttaatcagtgatgggggcactcatttctgtaataaacagctttactctgctctggtacgttatggagtcaaccacagggtggctactccatatcatccacaaactaatgggcaagctgaagtctcaaatagagaactcaaaagaatcctggaacggactgtaattaaccgtagaaaggattgggcaagaagcttggatgatgctctgtgggcatacagaacagcatttaagacccctataggaacctctccataccagcttgtgtatggaaaggcgtgtcacttgccagtggaactggaacacaaggcctactgggcaaccagattcctgaaccttgatgccaagttagctggagaaagacgattactccagttaaatgagctagagaaatttagactcaatgctttcgaaaatgcaaaaatttacaaagagaaagcaaaaagatggcatgataagaaattgtcatccagagtctttgagccaggacagaaagttctgttatttaattcaaggctcaaattattccctggaaaattaaaatcccggtggagaggtccatatgtaattacaagtgtatcaccatatggatacatagaacttcaggatagtgactccaacaaaaagttcattgttaatggacaaagagtcaaacactatcttgaaggaaattttgagcaagagtgctcaagactgagacttaattaaaactcagtaacagtccagctaatgacattaaagaagcgcttgctgggaggcaacccagccatttccTAAGTTATTTActaataaattttctttctttacaggtttaagttcaagtatcttcaaaggtgaaatagcaaatggttgaagtcacaaagttacagggaaatttggaagctcactagtgtgaaaaagccagtaagaaatactttggacgttaaacgcccaaaagaagctcccactgggcgtttaacgccagtaagggtagccatctgggcgttaaacgccagaaaggagcatcttctgggcgttaaacgccagaaagatgcaccttctgggcgtttaacgccagtctgctagcatctgggcgttcagaaaaacgcccagtgacgaaggacttcctggcgttcaacgccagaaagaagcaccaaatgggcgttgaacgcccaggagaagcaacatgtgggcgttgaacgcccaaaacatgcaccatgtgggcgttcaacgccaggatgatgggaaGAGGTacaattcgtttttcttcataatttttcaaaatttttatgcttcaattcttgatttcttgcataaacatatttcaaattatcattttcaattccaaaagtttttaccctaatttctaaaatccaattgtACGAATGTTTTAGATATATCTTAACCCAAAAGAACAAATGGCTTTCAAATCGAATCCagcatcttttcaaatttgttttcaaaacttaattatttttttaaaaaatatttttcaaaagtaaatttcgaattttatcttttaaattattattcatatctttttcttttaaaaattatatctttttctgatcatatcttttaaaaatcatatcttctatcttatctctttcttattttttcgaaaattacccaccccctccctatatcttgtaTTCGGCGCCCTCCTCCTCATCACCATCCCACaattgctctcctcctatccctcttctttcttctcttttgcttgaggacaagcaaagctctaagtttggtgtgttttacccgtgatcacaaaaactattgtgtctcttgatcatggctcctaaagggaaacaacccaacccaaaaggcaagaaagaaagcactccaaagccactttggaatcaagggaagttcttaactaaagaacattcagaccattactacaagataatgagtcacagatcagtgatcccggaagtcagattcgatctgaaagaagatgaatatccggagatccaagagcaaattcgaaacaggaattgggaaattctggccaatcctgaaacgaaagtggggaagaatatggttcaggaattttatgctaatttatggcagacagaaaggcagAGAATCATTGGAGCCGCCCTCTTTGACCATAAGACagtagtcagaggaaagatcattcataccaatgctgacaagatcagggagatattcaagattcctcaactaaaagatgacccagactcctttaataggagaatgatgagggtcaataaagggttggacaagatcctggaagacatatgcatccctgaagccaagtggaccaccagcacgactggcgtCCCTGTTCAACTCAAAAGgaaagatctaaaaccagtagccagaggctggctggatttcattgggcgttccatattgcccaccagcaaccgttctgaaataaccatcaaaagagctgtcatgattcactgcatcatgttgggaaaagaggtagaagtccatcagctgatctcatgtgagctatacaaaatagcaaacaggaactctaaggacgccaaattggcttatccaagcctaatttctatgctttgcaaaaatgctggagtaaagatgggaataactgaatatatcctaattgaaaagcccattactggaacatcaatggtcagacaacagcaacaagatgatccaaccaagaggagagcacaagaagccctcccagaactgccccaattcgaatactgggaacatcttgaggcttctatttccagattgcaagaggctatggatcaaataaaggaagaacagaataatcaaagcaGCATGATTTtcaaactgctcaaggaacaggaggagcaagggcgtgatctcagggagctgaagcgccaaaagattaatccatgaaaaagcaCCACATATTTTAGAGAAGCacctactcctcaaaacaacaggttgctgagttccaatttttctttccttttcctttccctttcctgcttttaacttagtgataggataattatagaaatttaccttaggagatatttagtttgtctattttgattttattttccaattaagctgtaatttatttttctcatcatcatcaggcataaataaagtagtagaatttttctagaataaagaagtaatccatatttatgagttcttagtaataaagactataattaattatatgtggtggcaatactttttgtcctctgaatgaatgcttgaacagtgcataaattgtactttgattctgatgaatattggctcctgaaaggatgaggaacacgaaaaatattattgatgatctgaaaaatcatgaaattgattcttgaagcaagaaaaagcagttcaaaaaaaaaaaaaaacaagccatgagcactagccaagagtaaaaagggatccaaggctttgagcatcaatggataggagggcccaaggaaataaaatccaggcctaagcggctaaaccaagctgtccctaaccatatgcttgtggcatgcaggttcaagttacaagcttgagactgagtggttaaagtcgtgatccaaagcaaaagagtgtgcttaagagctctggacaccactaactggggactttagcaaagctaagtcacaatctgaaaaggttcacccagttatgtgtctgtggcatttatgtatccggtggtaatactggaaaacaaagtgcttagggccacggccaagactcataaaataactgtgttcaagaatcaacatactacactaggagaatcaataatactatctgaattctgagttcctaaggatgccaatcattctgaaaatttaaagatacagggggatgccaaaactgttcagaaacaaaaagctacaagccccgctcatctaataagagtatgagcttcatttaaaactctaaaatattattacttcttaatttctgctaaagcctattttatttatctagttgcttgaggacaagcaacagtttaagtttggtgttgtgatgagcggatattttatacgctttttgggggtaatttcatgtagattttagtatgttttaattagtttttaatagaattttattagtttttaagcaaaaatcatatttctggactttactatgagtgtgtgtatttttctgtaatttcaggtattttctggctgaaattgagggagctgagcaaaaatctgacttaggctgaaaaaggactgctgatgctgttggatcctgacctccctgcactcgaaatggattttctggagctacaggagtccaattggcgcgctctcaacggcgttggaaagtagacatccagggctttccagcaatatataatagtccatactttgcgcgaagatagacgatgtaacttggcgttgaacgccaagttcatgctgctgtctggagttaaacgccagaaaaacgtcatgatccggagttgaacgcccaaaacacgtcataacctggagtttgacgccaagaaaggcctctactcgtggatagctttaatctcagccccagcacacaccaagtgggccccagaagtggatttctgcaccaattatcttagtttattcattttctgtaaacctaggttactagtttactatttaaacaacttttacagacttatcttgtacctcatgacattttcagatctgaattacatacttttgacggcatgagtctctaaactccattgttgggggtgaggagctctgcagcgtctcgatgatttaatacaattcctttgttttccattcgaacacgcttgttcttatctaagatgtttattcgcgcttaattgtgaagaaggtgatgatccgtgacactcatcaccttcctcaatctatgaacgtgtgcctgacaaccacctccgttctacattagactgaatgaatatctcttagattccccaacagaatcttcgtggtataggccggattgatggcggcattcatgagaatccggaaagtctaaaccttgtctgtggtattccgagtaggattctgggattgaatgattgtgacgtgcttcaaactcctgagggctgggcgttagtgacagacgcaaaagaatcaatggattctattccaacctgattgagaaccgacagatgattagccgtgctgtgacagagcataggaacgttttcactgagaggatgggaagtagccactgacaacggtgacaccctacacagagcttgccatggaaggaatctgcgtgtgagaagaggatttcaaggaaaagtagaaattcaaaggacaaagcatctccaaaactccaacatgtttctcattactgcacaacaagtaacgctattattcccctttattattccaacttacaattttaagtagtttggtttttttacaagtaaaatccaattaaccttattggcatcctgactaagattaataaaataagtattgattgcttcaaaccaataatctccgtgggatcgacccttactcacgtaaggtattacttggacgacccagtgcacttgctggttagttgaacggagttgtgtacatactaaagatcaaaagatagaaatcacaatttcgtccaccagtatcCACCTGAGATACAGTTGATTATGCCCCGAGGTTGTTCATATTGGCTTGAAGACACCTTCTCCTTTTCCCGGTGTTGTTGTTCTGACAAAGTATTGCCTGTGGAGGGTGGTGTACACTTCTGCATATGGCCACCGATGTATTTGTCCAGATGAACTTGCCGAGCTAGCCGCTCTAAAAGGTCTTTTGTGACTACACATTCGTCGGTGGTGTGGCCATGCTTCTGGTGGAAAGTACAGTATTTGGATTTGTCCACATTCTTGGTGTCTTGATATGTGCTGGCCTTCCTTGGTGGTTTGATCAATTTTGAGTTCAGGATCTCTTTGATGATATCCTCCCATTTTGTGTTGAACTGCATGTAGGATTCAAATCGAGGggttagtttaaaatttttcttgctaTTTTGCGTCTTATCCTCGTCTTTGTAATATGTTTTGTCGGATTTTCGAGCTTGTCTGAGCTCTTTGATATCAATTTGTCCCTTGGCCTTTTCGCGAAACTCGGCAAGGGTCTTCGGCTTGGCTACCGCGATGGTCTCTTGGAACTTCCCTGGCCGAAGCCCACTCTTGATGGCATGTAGATGGACTTCGGGGTGGAGGTCTGGTATGCTCATTGCAACCTTTGTGAAGCGAGTCATATAGTCTTTCAAGCTTTCATTCTGGCCTTGCTTGATTGTGTTCATATAATCTGAATCATGTAGATAAATAGCAGATCCAGCGAAATGATCTTCAAATAGCTTGGCCAGCTCTTGAAATCGCGAGATAGAACCTGCAGGCCAAGCACAAAGCCAGTCTAGTGCAGGACCATCTAAATAAGATGGAAAGCAACGACATAAAATAGGATCAGATGCACCGTTAACGATCATTATTGATCGAAATTTTTTGAGGAACTTCTTTGGGTCTCTAAGTCTGTCGTAGGGGGTGAGAGTCATTGGTAAGGTAAATCTCCGCGGCAGTTCAAAGTTCATCACATCTGCTGTGAATGGTCTCACAGAATTGTCGGGCTCCTTATTATCGTCTTCAGGCCGGGCTTCCTCACTTTGTGGCTGTACCCGAATAGTGTCGGAAACATGTGATGGGTCAGATTGGTGTTTCCCATCTTTCGGTTGTGGTTAACGACCATCGTTATTCTCAATTTGGGCATTGTCCAATTCGGCGATTTGAGCAGCCATTCTCTGATTTTCTTCTGCCATACGGTGGTTGGCCTATTGTAGCTCAGTTACCATCCGAAGGAGTTCGAACGGGGAAGGAGGTTGTGCATCATCCATGGGCACAGGTGAAGGTAACGGGGCCGAGAAAAAGAGAGGGTTTTATATTCTTCCAGGCCCCACAGTGGGCACCAATTGTTCTTGCCTGAACGTTCTAGAGAATAGGTCGGCCGCGTGCAAATTGCTGAACTATTCCTTCTAATGCCGAACTATGAATCTCGTTTATTCGTACTTTGCCTTCGTGACTCGTGAGCAGAGAGAGGGGAgagtgtacctgcaaaggcactccaatgcttaagtcaGTATTGAGAATTCAGTGTGTCTAAGAAATACTTTTACCTTATTTTTATATGTGGCGAGGTCTTTGTCAGTTACCTTTTGCGCAATCAAATCGTTCCTGGGAAGATTTGTAACGTGTCCGATTATTGTACCGTTTGGTCGGACGTTAGGATTGAAGTATTATTCGGTCGAGTTATAGCTCATTAAGCCGAGCTATAACGTATGATACTGAATTATAACTTGTATTTGTAACTGCCATATTAATACTTATCataaatttttatcaaattataaaatattaactcaATAAGTATTAcatattcaaaattaaattaaaagtttcAAATCAAAGTGTTACAATAACTTTTGTGctatttgattaaaaaaaaattattggatACAATTGCCTTAAATCTAATTACACTCCAAgtcaccaatgacactaaagcACCATCTCAATTGAAGAATTTATACAACCTCACACTTATATTAGAAGTCAAAGTAAAtgattttaactttaaaaaagGCTCTCAACTGTTATCAAAATATTTGTCCCAATAAAAAATACTGAAACTCGACCCAACTAACAAGTAATactacaaaaattttatttattcaaaacATCATTTATATTGCTCGTTTATATTCTTCATTGATTATAGAAACTAACTTCACCTACACTAATATCATTAGATCTAGATGATATATCAATCAAGGGATTAAGGagaaagaaaagtaaataaatccaAGATACATattcaaatgaagaacatatatacaaagatgaaaaaaaataataaaaaatatatacaagttAACAATTTAGAAAGAACATGTATTCATAAGaatatatgaaaaagaaacaagtCTAAcataaccaaaaataaaaaagaggataaacactatataaaaaaattaagtctgtcaattaaaataaatataaaaataaaaacaacaaa from Arachis stenosperma cultivar V10309 chromosome 9, arast.V10309.gnm1.PFL2, whole genome shotgun sequence encodes the following:
- the LOC130950004 gene encoding uncharacterized protein LOC130950004, whose product is MTLTPYDRLRDPKKFLKKFRSIMIVNGASDPILCRCFPSYLDGPALDWLCAWPAGSISRFQELAKLFEDHFAGSAIYLHDSDYMNTIKQGQNESLKDYMTRFTKVAMSIPDLHPEVHLHAIKSGLRPGKFQETIAVAKPKTLAEFREKAKGQIDIKELRQARKSDKTYYKDEDKTQNSKKNFKLTPRFESYMQFNTKWEDIIKEILNSKLIKPPRKASTYQDTKNVDKSKYCTFHQKHGHTTDECVVTKDLLERLARQVHLDKYIGGHMQKCTPPSTGNTLSEQQHREKEKVSSSQYEQPRGIINCISGGYWWTKL